A DNA window from Allokutzneria albata contains the following coding sequences:
- a CDS encoding HNH endonuclease signature motif containing protein: MAPADIEDDVVAAYAAIGRAVADFASTLMKLYNDLDPEVQQYAGDVLMPLLRVSQVKGNKLIDRAMSLVEHPVVLEALSDGRIDEGKALMIIDQVSVLDAANQAIAEPVLIAHAASHNYTASQRYARRYILKLDAEAALRRHEEKRKQRLVEKFNLDDGMCSLRVVLPALKAALAFDRIDRIARALPKDDRTLDQKRSDVAADLLMGKETPAPQGEVCVNLTMPITNILGLTTDPVMLAGYGPLPAEIVADVAANGIWKRILTDPATGMAEHITTYRPTPAQRELINARYPTCTMVGCNQPAHRCDLDHCCPFDGSNTTVANLRPKCRHHHRMKTHSSWSCENRADGTHAWTTPSGKVIETELEPIADPAPF; the protein is encoded by the coding sequence ATGGCCCCTGCCGATATCGAAGACGACGTCGTGGCCGCCTACGCCGCCATCGGGCGTGCGGTGGCGGACTTCGCCTCGACCCTGATGAAGCTCTACAACGACCTCGATCCCGAAGTGCAGCAGTACGCGGGGGATGTTCTGATGCCGCTGCTGCGTGTCTCCCAGGTCAAGGGCAACAAGCTGATCGATCGGGCCATGTCGCTGGTGGAGCACCCGGTGGTGTTGGAAGCCTTGTCGGACGGCCGGATCGACGAGGGCAAGGCGTTGATGATCATTGATCAGGTCAGTGTCCTCGACGCCGCCAACCAAGCGATCGCCGAACCCGTGCTGATCGCGCATGCCGCATCGCACAACTACACCGCCTCTCAACGCTATGCCCGGCGTTACATCCTCAAGCTCGACGCCGAGGCGGCGTTGCGGCGTCATGAGGAGAAACGGAAGCAGCGGTTGGTGGAGAAGTTCAACCTCGACGACGGCATGTGCTCCCTCCGCGTGGTCCTGCCCGCCCTGAAGGCGGCCCTCGCCTTCGACCGCATCGACCGCATCGCCCGGGCACTACCGAAGGATGACCGAACGCTGGACCAGAAGCGGTCGGATGTCGCGGCGGATTTGTTGATGGGCAAGGAAACACCCGCCCCGCAGGGTGAGGTGTGCGTCAACCTGACCATGCCGATCACGAACATCCTGGGCTTGACCACGGACCCGGTGATGCTGGCCGGGTACGGCCCGCTGCCCGCAGAGATCGTGGCGGATGTGGCGGCGAACGGGATCTGGAAGCGGATCCTCACCGACCCCGCCACCGGGATGGCCGAACACATCACCACCTACCGGCCCACACCCGCCCAGCGAGAACTCATCAACGCCCGGTATCCGACGTGCACGATGGTCGGCTGTAACCAGCCCGCGCACCGCTGCGACCTGGATCATTGTTGTCCCTTCGATGGCAGCAACACCACGGTCGCGAATCTGCGGCCCAAGTGCAGGCACCACCACCGGATGAAGACCCACTCCAGCTGGTCCTGCGAGAACCGGGCGGACGGGACGCATGCGTGGACCACACCGAGCGGCAAGGTCATCGAGACCGAACTCGAACCCATCGCCGACCCCGCGCCCTTCTAG
- a CDS encoding NUDIX domain-containing protein — protein sequence MAALLVREDRALLCHRSPSRAWFPDAWDVPGGHVEAEESAAAALVRELREELGVEIEPPTGSPVRRVVTDAFELTVWRVDTWVGEVRNAASSEHDSIGWFSQAQVDALSFVDDRLPSMVADLLGAPPKVRIHLAGLLACPEVQALRLRWDPVMAALVPPHVTVAYPEEVPDVDLLVRRTTALAQETAPMAIRLTSVVADDEGRGGVFVAVDDSQRGWAGLRLGLLRPPFRGSGYPPHVTLVHPRTSKSGPAAYRALRGTRMDLPVVIDEIALTETGPDHFRVLQTFPLRHHGHLGTS from the coding sequence GTGGCAGCGCTCCTGGTCCGCGAGGACCGGGCTCTCCTCTGCCACCGATCACCTTCCCGCGCTTGGTTTCCGGACGCGTGGGATGTCCCCGGCGGTCACGTCGAAGCCGAGGAGAGCGCAGCCGCGGCCTTGGTAAGGGAACTCCGGGAAGAACTCGGCGTCGAGATCGAGCCACCGACCGGATCGCCTGTCCGCCGCGTGGTCACGGACGCGTTCGAGCTGACCGTGTGGCGGGTCGACACGTGGGTCGGCGAAGTGCGGAACGCCGCGTCGTCCGAACACGACAGCATCGGCTGGTTCTCACAGGCCCAGGTGGACGCCCTGAGCTTCGTCGACGACCGTCTGCCCTCGATGGTCGCCGATTTGCTTGGTGCACCGCCGAAAGTGCGGATTCACCTCGCGGGGCTGTTGGCTTGTCCCGAGGTGCAGGCGTTGCGGCTGCGGTGGGATCCGGTGATGGCCGCCTTGGTCCCTCCGCACGTGACAGTCGCCTACCCGGAGGAAGTCCCAGACGTCGACCTGTTGGTCCGGAGAACGACCGCGCTGGCCCAGGAAACGGCGCCAATGGCGATCCGGCTCACGTCGGTGGTCGCTGACGATGAGGGCCGCGGAGGAGTCTTCGTCGCCGTCGATGATTCTCAGCGGGGCTGGGCCGGGCTTCGCCTCGGGCTGCTGCGCCCGCCGTTCCGCGGCAGCGGATACCCGCCCCATGTGACGCTCGTCCATCCCCGCACCTCGAAGAGCGGCCCCGCCGCATACCGTGCACTGCGTGGCACGCGGATGGACCTACCGGTGGTCATCGACGAGATCGCCTTGACGGAGACCGGCCCCGACCACTTCCGGGTGTTGCAGACGTTTCCACTTCGACATCACGGGCACCTCGGCACGAGCTAG
- a CDS encoding activator-dependent family glycosyltransferase, which produces MRVLFTSFALDAHYLGSVPLAWALRAAGHEVRVASQPALTGTVTSAGLTAVPVGEDHRLLEAMAASAAQPGETPWNAVDLDPARPEVGSWPFLEALNDRLPSMFFARANTESMIDDLVDFARDWRPDLVIWEPFTLAGAVAAKAVGAAHARLLWGADLFLNQRVAYLRMLAARGGSDALADWLGGVLDRHGLFFDETAVRGQWTIDMMPASIRLPSEELTVPMRYVPYNGTAVVPDWLRRPPTRPRVCLTVGLTARGGANYLVGNLGGLFDAIGDLDVEIVATLNAAQRAEVAALPDNVRAVDFVPLHALLPTCSAIAHHGGAGTWSTAVASGVPQMIFPSVWDNAYRARRTAEIGAGIAVPQQELTPAALREGLLRLLGEPGFAEGADRLRREMTNDPSPAEVVVTLEKLTAQHQEFDA; this is translated from the coding sequence GTGCGAGTCCTGTTCACCTCGTTCGCGCTCGACGCCCACTACCTGGGGTCGGTGCCGCTGGCCTGGGCGCTGCGCGCGGCCGGGCACGAGGTCCGCGTGGCCAGCCAGCCCGCGCTGACCGGCACCGTCACCTCGGCCGGGCTGACCGCGGTCCCGGTCGGCGAGGACCACCGGCTGCTGGAGGCCATGGCCGCCAGCGCCGCCCAGCCCGGCGAGACCCCGTGGAACGCCGTCGACCTGGACCCGGCGCGGCCGGAGGTCGGCTCGTGGCCGTTCCTGGAAGCGCTCAACGACCGGCTGCCGTCGATGTTCTTCGCCCGCGCCAACACCGAGTCGATGATCGACGACCTGGTGGACTTCGCGCGGGACTGGCGGCCGGACCTGGTGATCTGGGAACCGTTCACGCTCGCCGGTGCGGTGGCGGCCAAGGCAGTCGGGGCCGCGCACGCGCGTCTGCTGTGGGGCGCGGACCTGTTCCTCAACCAGCGCGTGGCGTACCTGCGGATGCTGGCCGCGCGGGGTGGCTCCGACGCGCTGGCCGACTGGCTCGGCGGGGTGCTCGACCGCCACGGGCTGTTCTTCGACGAGACCGCCGTGCGCGGCCAGTGGACCATCGACATGATGCCCGCGAGCATCCGCCTGCCGTCCGAGGAACTGACCGTTCCGATGCGGTATGTGCCCTACAACGGCACCGCCGTGGTCCCGGACTGGCTCCGCCGACCGCCGACGCGGCCTCGCGTGTGCTTGACCGTGGGCCTGACGGCGCGCGGCGGGGCGAACTACCTCGTCGGCAACCTCGGCGGGCTGTTCGACGCGATCGGCGACCTCGACGTGGAGATCGTCGCCACGCTGAACGCCGCGCAGCGGGCCGAGGTCGCGGCGTTGCCGGACAACGTCCGCGCCGTGGACTTCGTTCCGCTGCACGCGCTCCTGCCGACCTGCTCGGCCATCGCCCACCACGGAGGAGCTGGGACGTGGTCCACCGCCGTGGCCTCCGGCGTACCCCAGATGATCTTCCCCTCGGTGTGGGACAACGCCTACCGTGCGCGCCGCACGGCCGAGATCGGCGCGGGGATCGCGGTCCCGCAACAGGAGCTGACCCCGGCCGCGTTGCGCGAGGGCCTGCTCCGCCTGCTGGGGGAGCCGGGCTTCGCCGAGGGCGCCGACCGGCTGCGCCGCGAGATGACCAACGATCCGAGCCCGGCTGAAGTCGTTGTGACGCTGGAGAAACTGACCGCCCAACACCAGGAGTTCGACGCGTGA
- a CDS encoding acyltransferase family protein, whose translation MTTSTSPSGVSPAPVTGHRLPSLTGVRFYAALAVALVHLVSTQVIFADPTLQIAFGATIPLATSAVSIFFVLSGFVLTWSARSASGDTARSFWRRRLVKIFPNHVVMWALAMLFLVTYGAQAQMVGTTPGPIRWDAGIANLFLVHAWVPDPAYISSANSPAWSLANELFFYMLFPALYLVVKRIPSARLKFFALGAVLVSIAVPCVALLFRGAHLAPEMPIPVWQLWFGYLFPVSRLAEFVLGLLLARIVAEGLWRPQRIGLAVLALFGSLVVSLTLPPIFFFGPFYAAPAGLLVATLASRDLQDKPTHLRSRVMTYLGDRSFALYMSHFVVIAFARQLLLPAGGQDTGQALMWLFFVVLPLVLLVPVALYALVERPLYKRFARPSR comes from the coding sequence ATGACCACGTCCACCTCACCGTCCGGTGTCAGCCCGGCGCCCGTCACCGGGCACCGGCTGCCGTCGCTGACCGGGGTCCGGTTCTACGCCGCGCTCGCGGTCGCCCTGGTGCACCTGGTGTCCACCCAGGTGATCTTCGCCGACCCCACCCTGCAGATCGCCTTCGGCGCGACGATCCCGCTGGCCACCTCGGCGGTGTCGATCTTCTTCGTGCTCAGCGGCTTCGTGCTCACCTGGTCGGCGCGGTCGGCCTCCGGTGACACAGCGAGGAGCTTCTGGCGCAGGCGGCTGGTCAAGATCTTCCCGAACCACGTGGTGATGTGGGCACTGGCCATGCTGTTCCTGGTGACCTACGGCGCGCAGGCGCAGATGGTCGGCACCACACCCGGCCCGATCCGGTGGGACGCCGGCATCGCCAACCTGTTCCTGGTGCACGCCTGGGTCCCCGACCCCGCCTACATCTCCTCGGCGAACTCCCCCGCCTGGTCGCTGGCCAACGAGCTCTTCTTCTACATGCTCTTCCCCGCGCTCTACCTCGTGGTCAAGCGCATTCCCAGCGCCCGCCTGAAGTTCTTCGCGCTGGGCGCCGTGCTCGTCAGCATCGCCGTCCCCTGCGTCGCCCTGCTGTTCCGCGGCGCGCACCTCGCGCCCGAGATGCCGATCCCGGTGTGGCAGCTGTGGTTCGGCTACCTGTTCCCCGTGAGCAGGCTCGCCGAGTTCGTGCTCGGCCTGCTCCTGGCCCGCATCGTCGCCGAGGGCCTGTGGCGCCCGCAGCGCATCGGTCTCGCCGTGCTGGCGCTGTTCGGCTCCCTCGTGGTGTCCCTGACACTGCCGCCGATCTTCTTCTTCGGCCCGTTCTACGCCGCCCCCGCCGGACTGCTCGTGGCCACGCTCGCCTCCCGCGACCTCCAGGACAAGCCGACGCACCTGCGCAGCCGGGTCATGACCTACCTCGGCGACCGCTCCTTCGCGCTGTACATGAGCCACTTCGTGGTGATCGCCTTCGCCCGGCAGCTGCTGCTCCCCGCGGGCGGCCAGGACACCGGCCAGGCCCTGATGTGGTTGTTCTTCGTGGTGCTGCCGCTCGTGCTGCTCGTGCCCGTCGCGCTCTACGCACTCGTGGAGCGCCCGCTGTACAAGCGATTCGCCCGGCCGTCCCGATAG
- a CDS encoding glycosyltransferase, whose product MRVLIVAVGTMGDVAPYTGLVPRLVEAGHEVAIAAYPRFAELIRSCGAEFRDIPGDPAARGEWTQAENSSQAARGAASKGLELGEAILAAAKQGTDVLLLSMAAQPGVHVAESLGIPSIGVFLQPLFPTTEHPPSFLGVGGSLGGWGNRAAARAVMGVMGRLMSRTTMELRSRLGLPTRTRAQLAEQHAAWPVLHGYSPSVLPRPADWRPGLEVCGYFWPAPRPEWTPPQELLDFLADGPPPVFVGFGSRKIADAPRIAGLVDEALRLAGVRGVIQAGWADLTTSSSNTITIGEAPHEWLFPQVSAVVHHSGAGTTAAGLRAGVPTVGVPILGDQPFWAGRVAGLGAGPTPVPYKKLTARRLADAIASAPAFADRARELGRRIATEDGAGAVVAAVNRLALAGS is encoded by the coding sequence GTGAGAGTGCTGATTGTCGCCGTGGGGACGATGGGCGACGTCGCCCCCTACACCGGCTTGGTGCCTCGGCTCGTCGAGGCCGGGCACGAGGTGGCGATCGCGGCGTACCCGCGCTTCGCCGAGCTGATCCGCTCCTGCGGGGCGGAGTTCCGCGACATCCCCGGCGATCCCGCCGCGCGGGGCGAGTGGACCCAGGCGGAGAACTCCTCCCAGGCCGCGCGGGGTGCCGCGAGCAAGGGACTGGAGCTGGGCGAGGCGATCCTGGCCGCCGCGAAGCAGGGCACCGACGTGCTGCTGCTGTCCATGGCCGCGCAGCCGGGCGTGCACGTCGCGGAGAGCCTCGGCATCCCGAGCATCGGGGTGTTCCTGCAACCGCTGTTCCCCACGACCGAGCACCCGCCGTCGTTCCTCGGCGTCGGCGGATCGCTGGGCGGATGGGGCAACCGCGCCGCCGCCCGCGCGGTCATGGGCGTGATGGGCAGGCTGATGAGCCGCACCACCATGGAGCTCCGCTCCCGCCTCGGGCTGCCCACCCGCACCCGGGCGCAGCTCGCCGAGCAGCACGCGGCCTGGCCGGTGCTGCACGGTTACAGCCCGAGCGTGCTGCCCCGGCCCGCCGACTGGCGACCGGGACTGGAGGTGTGCGGCTACTTCTGGCCCGCGCCGCGCCCGGAGTGGACGCCACCGCAGGAGCTGCTGGACTTCCTCGCAGACGGGCCGCCGCCGGTGTTCGTCGGCTTCGGCAGCCGGAAGATCGCCGACGCGCCGCGCATCGCCGGGCTGGTCGACGAGGCGCTGCGCCTGGCCGGAGTGCGTGGCGTGATCCAGGCCGGCTGGGCCGATCTCACGACGTCCTCGTCGAACACCATCACGATCGGCGAGGCGCCGCACGAGTGGCTGTTCCCGCAGGTCTCTGCAGTGGTGCACCATAGCGGTGCCGGGACCACGGCGGCGGGGTTGCGCGCCGGAGTACCGACCGTGGGCGTACCGATCCTCGGCGACCAACCGTTCTGGGCGGGCCGCGTCGCCGGGCTCGGCGCCGGTCCCACCCCCGTGCCGTACAAGAAGCTCACCGCGCGACGCCTCGCCGATGCCATCGCCTCCGCGCCCGCTTTCGCCGATCGTGCACGGGAATTGGGTCGGCGCATCGCCACCGAGGACGGCGCGGGCGCCGTGGTGGCCGCGGTGAACCGGCTGGCCCTGGCCGGTTCATGA